The following DNA comes from Alosa alosa isolate M-15738 ecotype Scorff River chromosome 13, AALO_Geno_1.1, whole genome shotgun sequence.
CGCAGTAATATGAAAGACgtaaattagaagcacaaagcccattttccttgacagcggtctgttatacttagcagcggtctgttattgagaattagcagaccaccgaacattgggaaggcccattcaagtgaatggagcattctgcagcattatgaataGCCGTGTAATAACACACGGTTAACATGTCACAAACATGTAtccagagagggttcaagcggtaatcaaggatctttgatgcATCATTGCTTTCAAGAACAAAACCACAGTAATGTATCTGCTTGTTTTGCCCTACAGGAAAGAAGTGCACTTATGGCATGAAGTGCAAGTTCCACCATCCGGAGCGTGCCAACCAATCCCAGCGAGCGCTGGCAGACGAGCTGCGGGAGAATGCCAGACTCACCACCACCCAGAAGGAGGGTGGCAGAGGTGCCAGTCTGACACAAAGGGGGAGCCCTACATTTGGGACGAGCACAGCTAGAGAATGTGCTGCAGTTTCTGGCACAAGTCTTTTTTCCGGAACGAGCTCCCCCTCGCTGGAGCAGCAGCTGCAGTACTCCCTCACCCTTGACCCCTGCGGGCGGCCCCTCCTCAAGGGTCATGGAGGTGAGAAGCACTGGTGGGATGGAGCAGCTTCTAGCAGAACGCTGTCCTccaacagcagcagctccagTGGTGGCCACTCAGTACCGGAGTGGACCAGCCTGCTTTCCCCCTTCGCCACTGACCCGGCCTCTGTCTTCAGTGCAGACTCAGGCCTGGGTTCAGACACcagcaccaacaccaacaccagcagatgcAGCAGCAACACCAACAGCTGCAACATCAGCAACACCAGCAGCATCagcaacaccagcagcagcagcagcaccaccaccaccagcagcaacaccaccagcagcaacaccaccagcaccagcagtaccagcaccagcagcaccctAAGGACATATGCTGTGGCCAGGCCAGGCTCCCAAGCCTTCTGGAAGCACCTTCTGACTGTTTGGCCTGCTGCCCCCACATGGCTGCCCCGCCGCCACCACTGCCGCACCTCCTGCAGTCCTGCTACTCCAGTCCAGTTGGTTGTCCTCCATACCACCCCACCTGCAGGTATGAGCCCCCTCAGTATCCTCAGCCTTCCCATATGCACCACAACAGCCTACCCAGCAACATCCAGCtcggagaaggaggaggaggaggaggaggaggaggacaggtaGGCCGAGGCCAGAAGAGCTGCTGGTCAGAATCCCTGCTGTGGTTGCCGGGGGGCGTACTGAGCCCTTGCAGTCTTCCAGAGGCCAGGCGTCTGGCTAGCCTCGCAGGGCCTGCTCACTGCTACCAGCACCAGCTGCAGGTGTGGCCCGAAGCTTACGCCGGCCCGCCAGCGCAAGCACAGCCACCGCCGGTCAGCTTGGAcccagagagggaggagatgcgCAAGAAGCTGCACGCCATTTTCAACCCGTACCAGGTGGACCGAGTCATGAGCATGCACCCGCACCTGAAGGATGCCCAGAGACTGGCGGCGGAGATTCTCACCCTCAAGTCAAAAGGAGAAATGCTCTAAGGAAGACTTCACTGCCACTTTTctattttctgtctttttttcactattctatctattttttattttcctttcccATGGCACTACAAAGTATTTGTGGCCAAATACACCAAAGAACCAAGGTCCAATGTGACACAAAGACTACTAGAACTACGGTATGAGTATTTCTTTATGTTGGGCTTTTCAGCCCAGGTGATCTCAGTAGCCATCAGTCTTTGGCAAGTAATGTTATATGATCATTATATGCCATTTCTTTGTTTGTCTAATTGAACAGTAAAGTGGTCTTTTTTGTAAAGACTATTGTGCACACTTGCCTTATAAATTTGCCTTTGCACTTGGTATGATAACTGTGTAGCGAGTAGCAAGGGCTGAATTGTTGATACATATTGTATCTTGTCGGGTATGAATTGTATTTTAAAGTACAAGGCATTCAAAGTCAACAAATAAACATGTACTGTCATAAATGAACATGTAAAAATCATGTTATACATATCCAAATAGCACTTAACTACTTAGGGATGAATTCTCCCATGTGCGTAAGGGTgcgtaagtaaaaaaaaaagtgtgtaacTAAGCGCTTTTTAGCCTGCAGGAATTCTCCCCTTTACTTAAATCTGTCATTTGCGCGATGGAGGGAGTTACACGTTTTAGGAGGAGCAACCCCAAAAtctgcactcttaaaatgaatgtgttgtccctatctggacacaagagaatgtgttaaaaaaaactatgcaagttgtgttgttttcaactcATGTTGTGGAACACATAAAAAAGGagacaacacaaactgtgttgtccctatctggacacagatatgtgttaaaaacaacgcaagttgtgttgttttccacacattcgttttaagagtgtgggcGTTTCTTATCTATACAACTCTTGCGCGCATTCTGCCACTGACTTAAACACCTTTTCAGCTACGTGCTCCTGAGGGCTGTATTAAGGTCGAGGGCCACTACAAGGTGAAACAGCATATTGCTCGATGTCGGCTCGATTTACACGTGAATGGGAGAATTCGCCCCTTTGTGGCTAATGTGGTGCTGGTTGTTGGTATGGTGTTATGTATACACCAAACAGgatttacatcacacacacttttctcaaGTTGAAATGTGATATCTATTTGAAACTGAACAAATATTTTACTTAATTATAGAATAGTATAAATAAATCCTGAGTTTTATTTCTGTCTCCTATTTTTCTGACACTTCTGGGCAGAGAAAATATTCAGGGAATGGACTTTTTAGACAGtcttaattttaataatttgtctTACCATTTCTCACTTTTTATAGCCATGATATGATGGCacattttaagtgtgtgtgttagtaagcATCAATACAGTGTACTGTATTTACAAAATAATCCTTGTTAAACAAAGTTCTCACGCATAAGGTTATGACTGTATGACTTGAATAAGTTCTCTGGAATGCACTGTATGTGCACTATCAAAATTAAACCAATTAAACTCAATCCAATGTAAAATGTGTAGTTTCTGTGGTGTGATTGACTTTAAAGTGAAGCCTGATTACttaaaagaaatacaaacaaTATACTTAGTATGGTTTTGGTTTCCATGGTTTCATCTGTAAGTTATAGGAAAATAAAATGCATGGAGGTACAGGACCTCAGATGGATATGAAATAATCCAAATGTAAATAGTCCAAATGTAGACACAATTATGGAGGCTTAAACTATTACCGGTAAGTATTTCCATATCAAGCACCATTTCAACCTATCCTTTTCCTGGAACTAAACAGAACACTTTTCCCCCAGTTAGTAGGAAGGAAATGCTGGCTCTTGTTTGGGAAAGTTGTTATgcaaaaccatttttttttttttcaagccaCTATTCTTGGAAACTCAAAAGGAAGTTATCACCTGCTCGTCAGGTGGACATGTGGGCTAGGAGAATATTTTTAAATCTCAAAAAGGGGACATTTAAATTATCCTTATATGTGATGATGCCTTATTGTCAGACAAGactgaataaaatatttccgtATGCCAGCTCCATTTGCAGTGGCATAGAGCTGGCCACCAGAGGGCACTAGAAAGGGCTATGCCAGCATTGTCCGAACACATACAGGTGCtggttagcctgggtgttcccatgctgccttgcgcgcgatttgattcacgctgctaaggcagcctggagaccatggagcaaattttcgcctgagaggGGACCAATcccagaacaagggggaaagcaagacaagACAATagacagagaatgtctaataaggggagaactgccactctcggaaaacttccggtttctgaactggttgcagttccttctgtggttccacatgagggcgctagtccatgagtgcagaatgcatggaggtctatggagctgtacccctcaaaatccacttttctcgggatataatttttttttaaagtaatttgagtattgtattcgaaaggggaggcaaagaaaatacacttggttgagtattatattttttaaagtcacttaattgttctaaaaagcctttcaaatgtgtcaatgacgtcattcattagcacaatgctagcgtgttatgtgcaacaacgacccaacctgtaagaaatcaaaaggacataagtactcgttcattcaacttttgacctataacccatgttgaagttatacaaactacaatcaaatctgagatttgtcaacggcaatcaggtgaaagagacaaatttagccgtctagctccattgactcccattcattctacactcatggcgatcgcccccagtggaactctggtggaactgcatccaaaattcggtacaatgggacttaaaggggaacttggcaactatttcaacgtaataaacctgtttagaaatcatttggatggttaaatgacctgttccatggaaaatggtgacttttcccgctgcccctagcgtccccaggtggaaaaccaaccttgcaacattgagactaccgtcccggaaagagaagtgagaaacaagaaactcgttttaaatcgtgtttcttaccttgtaacatccacattgtctgccgaacctatgctaaccgttttgctagcttgtaaacaaatccatgtgctttatcgttacctttttccacagtttgaaatagcataatgcacaatttctccagcagagggggaaatcctgccaagtttccctttaatatggagtggcaaggctctccgtagacgggctctgcaatagagctggtaagtcccgccctttccgctatccccgctggacctctagattgaaaaatcgttaatgcaagtgaatgtgagaaaataattattttctggtcccgtttgaattttgccatgaatgtgaacatatgttgtctgtgaattttaatataaattttcgtgtaaagattgctacaattgagcgggtagaagtttgatgcggttaaactttgtgtgagagcactttgtggactacaactttccgctagacgacagcgaactagtttcccataacaaccatcagttggtcgagatgtagagggttattaagatcgactttgaacacagtgaaccatacaactttacaatcacactgtatcatagtgttaatgtgttgagtgaagctagacatgtttcgaatatttttgttaccatgtgtgtttattcctgccgttacaaaaactagcatctcagttaatgttagcgattagagctagctcacgtcacaggcgacatgtagtctttctcgttatgtcttttccacaactgatagccgaagaatcatataatatactgtcaaactcgtaacatggaaaattatattaaaaattcacagacaacatatgttcacattcatggcacaattcaaacgggaccagaaaataattattttctcacattcacttgcattgacgatgtttcaatagagtggtgaagtcccgccccttccgtttgcctccatgggacctatctttcaaaaaaatttgaacggcagtctatggcgaaaaagaaattattttctggtcccggttgacttgtgccttgaattacccatatgatgcttgtccattttaaagacaatttttcatgtaaagacatttgcagtttgtttcgtaactattgaattacaacattgtgaaagatcgtaattccaatgactacaaacccatcagtcgcgctagggacgttagctcattcacagccacactagattgtacaagcataccagcaacaggtcttaattgggctttccttgccgaagaaaataccatgagtcagaggattaaacacatcaggtaacttgtattcgtccatagactgtacattacatactgttaagtgacatagcaggcagcaagatgcaaccgttaactagcataacagctcttatcgtttcattacgttggtgacgtagaagctacatcgttcgagacgagagatgtagtccactgagtggattcgcacaaaaccaacaacacttttgaagtctatcgaacaacagtactttcttgacatgaaaaattatcttttaaattcacacacatcatatgtgaaatttgtggcacaattcaaactggaccaaaaaattattgttatctctccattaactcctgttcataattttttgaaagataggtcccatggaccgggagaagaaggggcgggacttcaccactctatctagaggtccactgggggtttagcggatgggcgggacttaccagctctatgatgagctatgcacagacacatttgatagacatctgtggcacccaataaacggatctgggcatttttttcaaatacgagaaaattaacgtttggttcccagaccacgtctcattgagaagtggtggcgctagccaggctaggtgctggtcatataattagaatatcaaaaagttgatttatgtcagtaattccattAAAAAGGTGAAActtgtatattatattcattcattacacacagactgatacatttaaaatgtgtatttcttttattttgatgattataactgacaactaatgaaaatctcaaattcagtatctcggtaaattagaatattacttaagaccaatacaaaaaacgtttttttagaaatgttcaactgaaaagtatgaaaatgaaaagtatgagcatgTACAGCACTCAATACTAAAAGGAGTTAAGGCTCCTTTTGCCTGAATTACTGCAGCAATGTGGCGAGGCACGGAGTGCTCAAGTGTTATGAGAGCCCAGGTTGCTCTGATAgtggccttcagctcttctgcattgttgggtCAGGCGTATcacatcttcctcttcacaataccCCATAGATTTT
Coding sequences within:
- the LOC125306500 gene encoding ribonuclease ZC3H12A, with translation MNPGAELPPRARSALLYKIQEPACTSQISPLPLNQTSMAELQLQVDFFRKLGYLPKQIQAAMVKLGMGTDTNAVLAELVRTRASRSPTPERDTVAEVGELRSPGKATQPLVTKEKEEDEVPENELKPIVIDGSNVAMSHGNKEVFSCRGIELAVNYFLKRGHKKITVFVPSWRKEQPRPDVPISDQHILSKLEKQKIVVFTPSRRVGGKRVVCYDDRFIVKLAHELDGVIVSNDTYRDLQSEKPEWKRCIEERLLMYSFVNDKFMPPDDPLGRHGPNLDNFLRKKPILPENKRQLCPYGKKCTYGMKCKFHHPERANQSQRALADELRENARLTTTQKEGGRGASLTQRGSPTFGTSTARECAAVSGTSLFSGTSSPSLEQQLQYSLTLDPCGRPLLKGHGGEKHWWDGAASSRTLSSNSSSSSGGHSVPEWTSLLSPFATDPASVFSADSGLGSDTSTNTNHHHQQQHHQQQHHQHQQYQHQQHPKDICCGQARLPSLLEAPSDCLACCPHMAAPPPPLPHLLQSCYSSPVGCPPYHPTCRYEPPQYPQPSHMHHNSLPSNIQLGEGGGGGGGGGQVGRGQKSCWSESLLWLPGGVLSPCSLPEARRLASLAGPAHCYQHQLQVWPEAYAGPPAQAQPPPVSLDPEREEMRKKLHAIFNPYQVDRVMSMHPHLKDAQRLAAEILTLKSKGEML